The following coding sequences are from one Brooklawnia cerclae window:
- a CDS encoding Clp protease N-terminal domain-containing protein codes for MADQTDFRALLDVAQAIAAERSSATVAAEHLLLALLSDQTSRVATLLAEHSLTAQTFSAALDKERDYTLAGIGVRIRDPARLAAAPRAYPGRPRFSASAKEALDRANVLIHKQRGHVQRAGDLALLVGILSAELGIVPRALIRGGFDRTELLASAHEALQNP; via the coding sequence ATGGCTGACCAAACCGACTTCCGCGCCCTACTCGACGTCGCGCAGGCCATAGCTGCCGAGCGATCGTCGGCGACCGTCGCAGCGGAGCATTTGTTGCTCGCTCTGCTGTCCGACCAGACCAGCCGAGTGGCGACGCTCCTGGCCGAGCACAGCCTGACCGCCCAGACCTTCTCCGCTGCGCTCGATAAGGAGCGCGACTACACACTCGCCGGGATCGGCGTCCGAATTCGGGACCCTGCCCGGCTCGCAGCAGCGCCACGTGCATATCCAGGTCGACCGCGTTTCTCCGCTTCCGCGAAGGAGGCTTTGGATCGCGCGAACGTCCTCATCCACAAGCAACGAGGGCACGTCCAGCGTGCTGGCGACCTCGCGTTGCTCGTCGGCATCCTCTCCGCCGAACTCGGAATCGTTCCCCGTGCACTCATCCGCGGCGGCTTCGATCGGACGGAACTTCTTGCCTCCGCTCACGAGGCACTTCAGAACCCATGA
- a CDS encoding CehA/McbA family metallohydrolase translates to MAVIERTRQVFTLDDQAADRYPCLPFVLRNQDSFEVKLRYDRSSAVIDLGCEGPDGWVGWSGGARDSFVVTRDAATPGYRPGTGPGRWHVVLGLHKLPVEGALVEVEVMAPATRPVDEGGVLGDHAGWPVPPDSPRASGRRLPADEGLTWYAGDLHSHTVHSDGTSQVAELAAAAASNRLDFLAVTDHNTTSHFPHLPGVSDAYGIALIPGQEVTTHRGHANAFGEIGFVDFRRPAAEWLDAVDGAGGLMSINHPLQDDCAWQHSVPRRPSLLEFWHVSWFLDLTNTAPWAWWNLARGGLDDGLGQRPGPVIVGGSDFHTPAQGYPPGTPTTWVAAAEPTPEAILEGIRKGRTAISRSPGVGEPALVRTGGELVAIDAAGCVLVDLEGRRTVIRSDRWAIPERADLHRIEAPDRSVLAVC, encoded by the coding sequence GTGGCGGTGATCGAGCGCACGCGGCAGGTCTTCACGCTCGACGACCAGGCCGCCGACCGTTATCCGTGTCTGCCGTTCGTCCTGCGCAACCAGGACTCGTTCGAGGTGAAGCTCCGCTACGACCGGTCCTCTGCGGTGATCGACCTCGGCTGCGAAGGACCCGACGGTTGGGTGGGTTGGTCCGGCGGTGCTCGGGACTCGTTCGTGGTCACCCGGGACGCGGCAACCCCGGGCTATCGTCCGGGCACCGGGCCCGGCCGGTGGCATGTCGTCCTCGGCCTGCACAAGTTACCCGTCGAGGGCGCGCTGGTCGAGGTCGAGGTGATGGCCCCCGCCACGCGGCCTGTGGACGAGGGCGGCGTACTGGGTGACCATGCCGGTTGGCCCGTGCCACCGGACAGCCCCAGAGCCTCCGGTCGGAGGCTTCCCGCCGACGAAGGTCTCACGTGGTACGCGGGCGATCTTCACTCCCACACCGTGCACTCGGACGGCACTTCGCAGGTGGCGGAGTTGGCCGCAGCGGCCGCGTCAAACAGGCTCGACTTCCTGGCCGTGACCGACCACAACACCACCTCTCACTTCCCTCATCTACCCGGGGTCTCGGACGCGTACGGGATCGCGTTGATCCCCGGTCAGGAAGTGACCACCCACCGCGGGCACGCCAACGCGTTCGGCGAGATCGGGTTCGTCGACTTCCGGCGACCCGCCGCCGAGTGGCTCGATGCCGTCGACGGCGCCGGCGGGCTGATGTCGATCAATCACCCCTTGCAGGACGACTGCGCCTGGCAGCACTCTGTTCCCCGCAGGCCCTCCCTGCTGGAGTTCTGGCACGTCAGCTGGTTCTTGGACCTCACCAACACGGCGCCGTGGGCCTGGTGGAATCTGGCACGTGGCGGGCTGGACGACGGCCTCGGGCAGCGGCCCGGCCCGGTCATCGTCGGCGGATCCGACTTCCACACGCCCGCCCAGGGGTATCCACCCGGCACCCCCACCACCTGGGTGGCCGCGGCCGAGCCCACGCCGGAGGCGATCCTGGAAGGCATCCGGAAGGGGCGCACAGCGATCAGCCGGTCCCCCGGCGTGGGTGAACCCGCACTCGTCCGCACGGGCGGCGAACTGGTCGCCATCGACGCCGCCGGGTGCGTGCTCGTCGATCTTGAGGGACGCCGCACCGTGATCCGCTCCGACCGGTGGGCGATTCCCGAACGTGCCGACCTCCACCGGATCGAGGCCCCCGACCGCTCGGTCCTGGCCGTCTGCTGA
- a CDS encoding D-glutamate cyclase family protein, with translation MSRESALAADSDIATDLPSYEVRIDGRFVATRPDVTDLWRDDLVSVLIGCSYTIEWALADLGVPLRHWDQGLIQTGVYRSANPASRSYGRFGGPNVYTMRAFPPEWVDTVVATTALMPFAHGAPVHIGDPGELGIKLDDYLAPPTQRDGDVPVFWGCSGILSHVLDEVSIPLIINHSPGYMFVTDRRYSDGLPR, from the coding sequence ATGAGCCGCGAAAGCGCTCTCGCCGCCGACTCCGACATCGCGACCGATCTGCCGAGCTACGAGGTCCGGATCGACGGACGATTCGTAGCGACCCGTCCGGATGTCACCGATCTTTGGCGCGATGATCTGGTCAGTGTGCTGATCGGATGCAGCTACACGATCGAATGGGCGCTCGCCGACCTCGGCGTGCCCCTGCGTCACTGGGATCAGGGCCTCATCCAAACCGGGGTCTACCGCAGCGCGAACCCTGCCAGCCGTTCTTATGGGCGTTTCGGAGGACCCAATGTCTACACCATGCGGGCATTCCCGCCGGAATGGGTGGACACAGTCGTCGCTACCACCGCACTCATGCCGTTCGCCCATGGTGCGCCGGTCCATATCGGCGACCCCGGAGAACTGGGCATAAAGCTCGACGACTACCTCGCACCACCTACGCAAAGGGATGGAGACGTGCCGGTCTTCTGGGGATGCTCGGGGATCTTGTCACACGTCTTGGACGAAGTGAGCATTCCTCTGATCATCAACCACTCGCCCGGGTACATGTTTGTGACGGATCGACGGTATTCCGACGGCCTTCCTCGCTGA
- a CDS encoding pentapeptide repeat-containing protein, translating into MRRTTTSAQPQIEPLRLNDLSEADPSELAAHQSYDGLRLSDARVPGWNLSGSTFNECELVGWSADETDFRGARFIQVRIDQLNAPTLSARRTTWRDVEVTTSRIGAAEIYDAQLSRVAFSNSKLGWVNFRSTKLHDVVFRNCRFDELDLSGAQIERVRFEGCSTEKLALTNTRAQHLDLRGLDTQVLEGFEGLRGAILSSRQVDSMAGLFAQHFGITIADKD; encoded by the coding sequence GTGCGCAGAACAACGACGAGCGCCCAGCCGCAGATCGAACCGCTCCGCCTGAACGACCTCTCCGAGGCAGATCCCTCCGAGCTTGCCGCGCACCAGTCGTATGACGGTCTCCGCTTGTCCGACGCCCGGGTGCCAGGTTGGAACCTGTCGGGCTCCACCTTCAATGAATGCGAACTCGTGGGCTGGTCGGCCGACGAGACCGACTTCCGTGGTGCCCGGTTCATCCAGGTGCGGATCGACCAGCTGAACGCCCCGACCCTGTCGGCGAGACGCACCACGTGGCGCGACGTCGAGGTCACCACCTCACGCATAGGCGCGGCGGAGATCTACGACGCCCAGCTCAGCCGGGTCGCGTTCTCCAACTCGAAGCTGGGATGGGTGAACTTCCGGTCGACAAAGCTCCACGATGTGGTGTTCAGGAACTGCCGGTTCGATGAGCTGGACCTCAGCGGCGCGCAGATCGAGCGCGTCCGATTCGAGGGTTGCAGCACCGAGAAGCTGGCCCTCACCAACACACGCGCGCAGCACCTCGATCTCCGCGGCCTCGATACGCAGGTGCTGGAAGGGTTCGAGGGGCTCCGCGGTGCGATCCTCTCCAGCCGGCAGGTGGACTCCATGGCCGGCCTCTTCGCCCAGCACTTCGGCATCACGATCGCCGACAAGGACTGA
- a CDS encoding MarR family transcriptional regulator — MEQTQGIDSDHLAATRLSYAIGCLGRVLHKRMNDVLAEVGITTAEYTVLSTLRNRQDLTNAQIARRSLVSRQSAHQIMGALEKRGLVDAREGQPGARGHFVCLTPAGETTLNRADELTDALEDQVFGSMPASERRALVGHLMAWVNVVHSS; from the coding sequence GTGGAGCAGACTCAAGGAATTGACTCCGACCATCTCGCGGCAACGCGCCTCAGTTACGCGATCGGTTGCCTCGGGCGAGTGCTCCACAAGCGGATGAACGACGTTCTTGCCGAAGTCGGTATCACGACGGCTGAGTACACGGTCTTGTCGACCCTGCGCAACCGTCAGGACCTGACCAATGCGCAAATCGCGCGCCGTAGCCTCGTGTCGCGTCAGTCCGCCCACCAGATCATGGGAGCCCTTGAGAAAAGAGGGCTTGTCGATGCCCGGGAAGGTCAACCTGGAGCGCGGGGTCACTTCGTGTGTCTCACACCGGCCGGGGAGACGACGCTGAACCGTGCCGACGAACTCACCGACGCGTTGGAGGACCAGGTATTCGGCAGCATGCCGGCAAGTGAACGGCGAGCTTTGGTGGGTCACCTGATGGCTTGGGTAAATGTGGTGCACTCCTCCTGA
- a CDS encoding ChbG/HpnK family deacetylase: MKRIVLTADDYGLHPEVSRLIVGLLVDGLISSTTMIVSSPHARDAVSQYLASGADPARLRLHFNLTSPVEGPPWYPLATEHASLVGPDGAFHAHEPELEAKAESSEVIAELQAQFDWMETRGLKPAGIDVHRHIVYGLFGRGFLPEVLVFCSRRHLPFRLPKDPTLQFGHDFTTRHAAQLDAAVDAADTLQVPLPTVIASLPPGADREFTSYEEVLDRYLAILDAVPDDGVSEVFLHPIPSAQFGPQTHVWEARLLADPRFREALADFEVRPSWR, encoded by the coding sequence ATGAAGCGCATCGTCCTGACCGCCGACGACTACGGTCTTCACCCCGAGGTCAGCCGTCTCATCGTCGGCCTGCTCGTCGACGGCCTCATCTCGAGCACGACCATGATCGTGTCGAGCCCGCACGCGCGGGACGCCGTGAGCCAGTACCTCGCCTCCGGGGCTGATCCGGCTCGGCTCCGTCTGCACTTCAACCTCACGAGCCCGGTCGAAGGCCCACCGTGGTATCCGCTGGCCACGGAGCACGCTTCTCTCGTCGGTCCCGACGGGGCTTTCCACGCCCACGAGCCCGAGTTGGAAGCCAAGGCGGAGTCGTCCGAAGTGATCGCCGAGCTTCAGGCGCAGTTCGACTGGATGGAAACCCGTGGGTTGAAGCCCGCCGGTATCGACGTCCACCGCCACATCGTGTATGGGCTGTTCGGCCGCGGCTTCCTGCCGGAGGTGCTGGTCTTCTGCTCTCGACGCCACCTGCCGTTCCGTCTGCCGAAGGACCCGACCCTCCAGTTCGGCCACGACTTCACCACCCGGCATGCGGCGCAGCTCGACGCGGCCGTGGACGCCGCGGACACCCTGCAGGTGCCGTTGCCGACGGTCATCGCTTCGCTCCCGCCCGGCGCGGACCGGGAGTTCACGAGCTACGAGGAGGTGCTCGACCGATATCTCGCGATCCTCGATGCCGTCCCGGACGATGGCGTCAGCGAGGTCTTCCTGCATCCGATCCCGTCCGCCCAGTTCGGCCCGCAGACCCACGTCTGGGAGGCTCGGCTGCTCGCCGATCCCCGGTTCCGAGAGGCTCTGGCCGACTTCGAGGTGCGTCCGTCGTGGCGGTGA
- a CDS encoding ABC transporter permease, with product MTALVQAQPVLFPTMLKKRIGLRDTVSQTATMAYRALLRLRRTPEQWVDILLMPFIFTFMFAFLFGGAIAGSVSDYLPSLIPAIIVQSVVQASVLTGTQLREDMDTGVFDRFRSLPIARIAPLAGPLLTDTIRYAIITGLTMLVGFLIGWRPGGGWGLLVGALLVIVVTWAVSWIWALLGVTARTTGTVQGVAMLVMMPMTFFSNAFVPTSTLPDWLRPIADWNPLSHLITALRALINDGVWGTEAWWTLLGAAIIVAVFAPLTTRAYMRKA from the coding sequence ATGACCGCACTTGTCCAGGCACAGCCAGTTCTGTTCCCCACGATGTTGAAGAAGCGCATCGGTTTGCGCGACACCGTCTCCCAGACCGCGACGATGGCCTACCGAGCTCTGCTGCGGCTGCGGCGAACACCCGAACAATGGGTCGATATCCTGCTCATGCCGTTCATCTTTACCTTCATGTTCGCCTTCCTCTTCGGAGGCGCGATCGCCGGGAGCGTCTCCGACTATCTACCCTCGCTCATTCCTGCGATCATCGTGCAATCGGTCGTCCAAGCCTCGGTCCTGACGGGAACGCAACTGCGAGAGGACATGGATACCGGTGTTTTCGACCGGTTCCGCTCTCTCCCGATCGCTCGAATAGCGCCGCTGGCCGGGCCGCTGCTGACCGACACTATTCGCTACGCGATCATCACGGGTCTGACGATGCTCGTCGGCTTTCTCATTGGCTGGCGCCCCGGCGGCGGATGGGGACTTCTCGTCGGTGCGTTGCTCGTCATTGTTGTCACCTGGGCCGTGAGCTGGATCTGGGCGCTGCTCGGCGTCACCGCACGCACCACCGGAACCGTCCAGGGTGTCGCCATGCTCGTCATGATGCCTATGACCTTTTTCTCCAACGCCTTCGTCCCCACCAGCACTCTTCCCGACTGGTTACGTCCCATCGCCGACTGGAACCCGCTCTCACACCTCATCACCGCCCTGCGCGCACTCATAAACGACGGTGTCTGGGGAACCGAGGCGTGGTGGACGCTGCTCGGGGCAGCGATCATTGTCGCAGTTTTCGCCCCACTGACCACACGGGCATACATGCGCAAAGCCTGA
- a CDS encoding MFS transporter, with product MATDAEPAARASLSAEPQPDTPIWRYASAFLGMSIPINMIRGSMLLYYVDLHGLDARAYGVVMTVYAILDAIDNPVLGWFSDRTRTRFGRRRPWLLVGATVLAACFVGFFSAPDDLSGLGLVAWFTFFALTCEAADSMLGANYGALLPEVYPAERRRASANAARQGAQLIGMVVSLALTPMLATQVLGSQETTIGFTRTALIYAVIAWVVIAFMVVSVRENPHHAESTKPAFFGSIWDIVRTRLFWQIGIASACYLIPLAMLLAGVQLYVKYALGLPVGDALWIQLVVIVLAGVGLATWAQVIRRVGAPKVWRAAFIVLAVGFVPLYFANSLVTTMAAGAVIAVGWSGLMATNDLIQARMLDEDARRTGLHREGIYLAAFGFFGRLSGMVNGLAVSSLGYLFGYYSGDDPGPDPGAAFRFYMSICPLAVALIGVVLSRIIKVPDANREVIV from the coding sequence ATGGCCACCGATGCCGAACCCGCCGCCCGCGCTTCGCTGTCCGCGGAGCCGCAGCCGGACACCCCGATCTGGCGCTACGCCAGCGCCTTCCTGGGCATGTCGATCCCGATCAACATGATCCGTGGATCGATGCTGCTCTACTACGTCGACCTGCACGGTCTCGACGCGCGTGCCTACGGCGTCGTCATGACCGTGTACGCGATCCTGGACGCCATCGACAACCCGGTGCTGGGATGGTTCTCCGACCGCACCCGCACACGATTCGGACGACGACGGCCCTGGCTCCTGGTGGGGGCCACGGTGCTGGCGGCGTGCTTCGTCGGGTTCTTCTCTGCCCCCGACGACCTGTCCGGCCTCGGGCTGGTGGCGTGGTTCACGTTCTTCGCCCTCACCTGCGAGGCGGCCGACTCGATGCTCGGAGCGAACTACGGTGCCCTTCTGCCGGAGGTCTACCCCGCTGAACGACGGCGCGCGTCGGCGAACGCGGCCCGTCAAGGCGCCCAATTGATCGGCATGGTCGTCTCGCTGGCCCTCACCCCGATGCTGGCCACCCAGGTGTTGGGGAGCCAGGAGACCACGATCGGCTTCACACGCACCGCACTGATCTATGCGGTGATCGCCTGGGTCGTGATCGCGTTCATGGTCGTCTCGGTGCGGGAGAACCCCCATCACGCCGAATCGACCAAGCCTGCCTTCTTCGGTTCCATCTGGGACATCGTCCGCACCAGGCTGTTCTGGCAGATCGGCATCGCGTCCGCCTGCTATCTGATCCCACTCGCGATGTTGCTCGCCGGGGTGCAGCTGTATGTCAAGTACGCGCTCGGCCTCCCGGTCGGCGATGCGCTGTGGATCCAGCTCGTCGTGATCGTGCTCGCCGGTGTGGGATTGGCGACCTGGGCACAGGTCATCCGGCGCGTCGGTGCCCCGAAAGTGTGGCGCGCGGCATTCATCGTGCTCGCAGTGGGCTTCGTCCCGCTCTATTTCGCGAACTCGCTGGTCACCACCATGGCCGCCGGAGCTGTGATCGCCGTCGGCTGGTCGGGGCTGATGGCGACGAACGATCTCATCCAGGCAAGAATGCTGGACGAGGACGCCCGCCGCACAGGCCTCCACCGTGAGGGCATCTACCTGGCCGCATTCGGCTTCTTCGGACGTCTGTCCGGCATGGTCAACGGCCTGGCGGTGTCATCCCTCGGCTACCTGTTCGGCTATTACTCCGGTGATGACCCCGGCCCGGATCCCGGTGCCGCCTTCCGCTTCTACATGTCGATCTGCCCCCTGGCAGTGGCCCTGATCGGCGTGGTTCTCAGCCGTATCATCAAGGTGCCGGACGCCAACCGGGAGGTGATCGTATGA
- a CDS encoding ATP-binding cassette domain-containing protein has protein sequence MTISHATDLAIDAEGLVKAFGTNRAVDGIDLRVERGAVYGVLGPNGAGKTTAISMLTTLLKPDSGTARIFGHDVVDEPNAVRQFIGVTGQYASVDEKVSGIENMIVFGRLLGLGRQGAKRRGFELLDAFGLSEAATRPVAKYSGGMRRRLDLASSLIAQPPLIFLDEPTTGLDPRTRGQMWDVIRGLVANGSTVLLTTQYLDEADQLAHRIAVIDRGRVVAEGTANDLKALVGTATLQLVLADASATGNALATVEQVLGAHASAASERGHITAPMTDPERITDLLIAMRHHGIQLAEVSVEQPTLDQVFMTITGHEAWNTEAPTGQQKTRIR, from the coding sequence GTGACTATCTCCCATGCAACTGACCTCGCGATCGACGCGGAAGGCCTTGTGAAGGCTTTCGGCACGAATCGCGCGGTCGACGGAATCGACCTACGGGTCGAACGTGGCGCCGTCTACGGCGTCCTCGGCCCGAACGGGGCCGGCAAGACCACCGCTATCTCCATGCTCACCACTTTGCTCAAACCCGATAGTGGCACCGCCAGGATCTTCGGCCATGACGTCGTCGACGAGCCGAATGCCGTTCGGCAGTTCATCGGCGTCACCGGCCAGTACGCCTCGGTCGATGAGAAAGTGTCTGGGATCGAGAACATGATCGTCTTCGGACGGCTGCTCGGCCTCGGACGGCAGGGGGCCAAGCGACGGGGGTTCGAGCTGCTCGATGCCTTCGGACTCTCCGAGGCCGCCACGCGCCCGGTCGCCAAATACTCGGGCGGCATGCGCCGCCGGCTCGACCTCGCCTCCAGCCTCATCGCGCAACCCCCGCTGATCTTTCTGGACGAGCCGACGACCGGCCTCGATCCTCGGACGCGCGGCCAGATGTGGGACGTCATCCGCGGGCTCGTGGCGAATGGGTCGACCGTGCTCTTAACGACCCAGTACCTCGACGAGGCCGACCAACTCGCGCATCGCATCGCCGTCATCGATCGCGGAAGGGTTGTCGCCGAGGGAACCGCGAACGACCTCAAGGCGCTCGTCGGAACGGCGACGCTTCAACTCGTCCTAGCAGATGCCTCCGCCACCGGCAATGCGCTGGCCACGGTCGAGCAGGTCCTCGGTGCCCACGCCTCGGCCGCATCGGAGCGCGGACACATCACCGCTCCAATGACGGACCCTGAGCGCATCACCGATCTCCTGATCGCCATGAGACACCACGGCATCCAACTGGCAGAAGTCAGCGTGGAGCAGCCGACGCTCGACCAGGTGTTCATGACCATCACCGGCCACGAGGCCTGGAACACCGAAGCACCCACCGGACAGCAGAAGACGAGGATTCGATAG